The following are from one region of the Camarhynchus parvulus chromosome 3, STF_HiC, whole genome shotgun sequence genome:
- the CNPY3 gene encoding protein canopy homolog 3 isoform X1 yields the protein MAAAAGAALLMLLMAAALAGGDDSDWVRLPSKCEVCKYVAVELKSAFEETGKTKEVIDTKYGFLDGKGSAVKYTQSDIRLIEVTENICKRLLEYNLHKERSGSNRFAKGMSETFETLHNLVHKGVKVVMDIPYELWNETSAEVADLKKQCDVLVEEYEDVIEDWYRHHQTEDLSQFLCANHVLKGKDTSCLAEKWTGKKGDLASVGEKQSKKKSGKKKKKGQKDEREGAASLPDTGEALEGVQEQAPLTHSPADEL from the exons atggcggcggcggcgggggcagcgttgctgatgctgctgatggcggcggcgctggcgggGGGCGACGACTCGGACTGGGTGCGACTGCCCAGCAAGTGCGAGG TGTGCAAGTACGTGGCAGTGGAGCTGAAATCCGCCTTCGAGGAGACTGGCAAGACCAAGGAGGTGATTGACACCAAGTATGGCTTCCTGGACGGGAAGGGCTCTGCTGTCAAGTACACACAGTC GGACATCCGGTTAATTGAGGTGACAGAGAACATCTGCAAGCGGCTGTTGGAGTACAACCTGCACAAGGAGAGGAGCGGCAGTAACAGATTCGCAAAG GGCATGTCAGAGACGTTCGAGACCCTGCACAATCTGGTGCACAAGGGTGTCAAGGTGGTGATGGACATCCCCTACGAGCTGTGGAATGAGACCTCCGCTGAGGTGGCTGACCTCAAAAAGCAG TGCGATGTGCTGGTAGAGGAGTATGAAGATGTGATCGAAGATTGGTACAGGCACCACCAGACAGAGGATCTCTCCCAGTTTCTCTGTGCCAACCACGTGCTAAAGGGAAAGGACACAA GCTGCCTGGCAGAGAAGTGGACTGGCAAGAAGGGTGATCTGGCAAGCGTGGGGGAgaagcagagcaaaaaaaagagcgggaagaagaagaaaaagggccAGAAGGATGAGCGcgagggagctgccagccttCCAGACACAGGGGAGGCCCTGGAGGGGGTCCAGGAGCAGGCTCCGCTCACCCACAGCCCAGCCGATGAGCTGTAG
- the CNPY3 gene encoding protein canopy homolog 3 isoform X2, whose amino-acid sequence MELLRVLLAAALLLLLPFGRAAVPLPTLTQPLSMVLAGQRRQLVVCVVSDLAPSSGHAVWISGGNGSVLQSFAYGASQEDGGSVCSVSLLSSDPPRERELACHVGANRTSPSHSSRPIRITGNEEAAELCSTAVCKYVAVELKSAFEETGKTKEVIDTKYGFLDGKGSAVKYTQSDIRLIEVTENICKRLLEYNLHKERSGSNRFAKGMSETFETLHNLVHKGVKVVMDIPYELWNETSAEVADLKKQCDVLVEEYEDVIEDWYRHHQTEDLSQFLCANHVLKGKDTSCLAEKWTGKKGDLASVGEKQSKKKSGKKKKKGQKDEREGAASLPDTGEALEGVQEQAPLTHSPADEL is encoded by the exons TTGGCAGGGCAGCCGTGCCACTGCCTACGCTGACCCAGCCACTGAGCATGGTGCTGGCCGGACAGCGCCGGCAGCTGGTGGTGTGCGTGGTGAGCGACCTGGCCCCCAGCTCTGGCCATGCCGTCTGGATCTCCGGTGGGAACGGTAGCGTCCTGCAGTCCTTTGCCTATGGCGCCTCCCAGGAGGATGGTGGATCCGTCTGCTCCGTCTCCCTCCTTTCCAGTGACCCCCCGCGCGAGAGGGAACTCGCCTGCCATGTGGGGGCCAACAGGACCTCCCCGTCCCACAGCTCCCGCCCCATCCGCATCACGG GCAAcgaggaggcagcagagctctgtagCACAGCTG TGTGCAAGTACGTGGCAGTGGAGCTGAAATCCGCCTTCGAGGAGACTGGCAAGACCAAGGAGGTGATTGACACCAAGTATGGCTTCCTGGACGGGAAGGGCTCTGCTGTCAAGTACACACAGTC GGACATCCGGTTAATTGAGGTGACAGAGAACATCTGCAAGCGGCTGTTGGAGTACAACCTGCACAAGGAGAGGAGCGGCAGTAACAGATTCGCAAAG GGCATGTCAGAGACGTTCGAGACCCTGCACAATCTGGTGCACAAGGGTGTCAAGGTGGTGATGGACATCCCCTACGAGCTGTGGAATGAGACCTCCGCTGAGGTGGCTGACCTCAAAAAGCAG TGCGATGTGCTGGTAGAGGAGTATGAAGATGTGATCGAAGATTGGTACAGGCACCACCAGACAGAGGATCTCTCCCAGTTTCTCTGTGCCAACCACGTGCTAAAGGGAAAGGACACAA GCTGCCTGGCAGAGAAGTGGACTGGCAAGAAGGGTGATCTGGCAAGCGTGGGGGAgaagcagagcaaaaaaaagagcgggaagaagaagaaaaagggccAGAAGGATGAGCGcgagggagctgccagccttCCAGACACAGGGGAGGCCCTGGAGGGGGTCCAGGAGCAGGCTCCGCTCACCCACAGCCCAGCCGATGAGCTGTAG
- the GNMT gene encoding glycine N-methyltransferase — MVDSVYRTRSLGVAAEGLPDQYADGRAARVWQLYIGDTRGRTAEYRSWLLALLRQHRCRSVLDVACGTGVDSIMLLEEGFQVTSVDASDKMLKYALKERWERRKEEPFDRWVIEEANWLTLEKDLEKPGDGFDAVICLGNSFAHLPDFKGDQSDHKLALRNIASMVRPGGVLVIDHRNYDHILATGCAPPGKNIYYKSDLTKDITTSVLLVNNKAHMVTLDYTVQVPPTEAGADPELSKFRLSYYPHRLEAFTALLKGAFQGKCQHSVLGDFQPYTPGQAHVPCYFIHVVKKTG, encoded by the exons ATGGTGGACAGCGTGTACCGGACGCGCTCGCTGGGAGTGGCGGCGGAGGGGCTGCCGGACCAGTACGCGGACGGGCGGGCGGCCCGCGTGTGGCAGCTGTACATCGGGGACACGCGGGGCCGCACGGCCGAGTACCGCAGCTGGCTCCTGGCGCTGCTCCGCCAGCACCGCTGCCGCTCCGTCCTGGACGTGGCCTGCGGCACCGG ggtggACTCCATCATGCTGCTCGAGGAGGGCTTCCAGGTGACCAGCGTCGATGCCAGCGACAAGATGCTCAAGTACGCGCTGAAGGAGCGCTGGGAGCGACGCAAGGAGGAGCCCTTCGACCGATGGG tcaTCGAGGAGGCCAACTGGCTCACGCTGGAGAAGGACCTAGAGAAGCCAGGGGATGGGTTTGATGCAGTCATCTGCCTGGGGAACTCCTTTGCACACCTGCCTGATTTCAAAG GGGACCAGAGTGACCACAAGCTGGCCCTGAGGAACATTGCCAGCATGGTGAGGCCCGGGGGTGTCCTGGTCATTGACCACCGCAACTACGATCACATCCTGGCCACGGGCTGCGCGCCGCCTGGCAAGAACATCTACTACAAG AGCGACTTGACCAAGGACATCACCACCTCGGTGCTGCTGGTGAACAACAAGGCACACATGGTGACCCTGGACTACACGGTGCAGGTCCCCCCCACTGAGGCAGGGGCAGACCCGGAGCTGAG CAAGTTTCGCCTCTCCTACTACCCACACCGGCTGGAGGCcttcacagccctgctgaaagGAGCcttccagggaaagtgccagcACAGCGTCCTGGGTGACTTCCAGCCCTACACGCCGGGCCAGGCCCACGTGCCCTGCTACTTCATCCACGTCGTGAAGAAGACAGGCTGA